In the Streptomyces formicae genome, one interval contains:
- a CDS encoding chorismate mutase: MPPHLAPAPPWPRRTREPEAHRITKFTLERTMPYEENSGDDEVALARRRLDQLDQQIIRVVKERVSFSALVQSTRIAHGGCRTDSTRENVVIGRYLDGLGPAGRDIGLSLLRLCRGRDPAPTAARGRGRTRRAFLGPAASVSHQAAEAWPGPPGAELLPVDSLEEAVAGPGEGVAEESVVPLENSVSGPVHDTLFALAATEGVTVAGQARLPVNWVLAAAPGTDLTSIDTVASHPHALAQTKRWLTGVLPRAARTSTSSTSRSAAGLLRPDAPYEAVICTRQAAEHYRLRVLACPERARTPVTRFVLVRPTAAPPAPTGNDVTSVVLTASAGALTGILECLTQERAEILGLHALPAGEASRLLWLDVRGHATDAHMLHVLSALHEHCERLRVAGTYPAAAPHDHQEP, from the coding sequence ATGCCGCCACACCTCGCTCCTGCGCCCCCGTGGCCACGGCGTACCAGGGAACCCGAAGCTCACCGCATCACGAAGTTCACTCTGGAGCGCACCATGCCCTACGAAGAGAATTCCGGAGACGATGAAGTCGCCCTGGCGAGGCGACGTCTGGACCAGCTCGACCAGCAGATCATCCGCGTCGTGAAGGAACGCGTGTCGTTCTCGGCGCTCGTCCAGTCGACCCGCATCGCCCACGGCGGCTGCCGGACCGACAGCACCCGCGAGAACGTCGTCATCGGCCGTTACCTGGACGGCCTCGGCCCGGCGGGCCGGGACATCGGCCTGAGCCTGCTGAGGCTGTGCCGGGGCAGGGACCCCGCGCCCACGGCCGCGCGCGGCCGTGGGCGGACCCGCAGGGCCTTCCTGGGGCCTGCCGCTTCGGTGTCCCACCAGGCAGCCGAGGCGTGGCCGGGACCGCCCGGCGCGGAGCTGCTGCCGGTGGACTCCTTGGAGGAGGCCGTGGCGGGGCCGGGGGAGGGGGTGGCGGAGGAGTCCGTCGTACCGCTGGAGAACAGCGTCTCGGGGCCGGTCCACGACACCCTGTTCGCGCTCGCCGCCACCGAAGGCGTGACCGTGGCGGGGCAGGCGCGCCTCCCCGTGAACTGGGTGCTGGCCGCGGCCCCTGGCACGGACCTCACCAGCATCGACACCGTGGCAAGCCACCCGCACGCCCTCGCGCAGACCAAGCGGTGGCTCACCGGCGTACTCCCTCGGGCCGCCCGCACGAGCACGTCCTCCACGTCCCGTTCGGCGGCAGGACTGTTGCGGCCGGACGCCCCGTACGAAGCCGTCATCTGCACCCGGCAGGCGGCCGAGCACTACCGCCTGCGCGTTCTCGCGTGCCCGGAACGGGCCCGGACCCCGGTGACCCGCTTCGTTCTCGTGCGGCCCACGGCCGCGCCGCCCGCCCCGACCGGCAACGACGTCACGAGCGTGGTGCTCACCGCGTCCGCCGGGGCCCTGACCGGGATCCTGGAGTGCCTGACACAGGAGCGGGCGGAGATCCTCGGCCTGCACGCGCTCCCCGCCGGAGAGGCGTCCCGGCTGCTCTGGCTCGACGTCCGCGGCCACGCGACCGACGCGCACATGCTGCACGTCCTGAGCGCCCTGCACGAACACTGCGAGCGCCTGCGCGTGGCGGGGACCTATCCCGCCGCCGCTCCCCACGACCATCAGGAGCCCTGA
- a CDS encoding thiamine pyrophosphate-binding protein, translated as MPTPVPPASTPPTGDPSTDITGAELVLRVLRDEGVRHVFGNPGTTELPLIQRLASQRDIQYVLALQEASAVAMADGHARVTGRPAFVNLHAAAGLGNGMGALTNAAAARVPLVVTAGQQDLRHLIHEPVLAGDLTGLARATVKWSHEVSTRTELGTALHQAFRIAQAPPAGPVFLSLPMNLLDEVGPPPPRRTTIRYAAAAPVGDLAKLLNETPRDDIALVFGDELARLAPAEGLALAERLGTPVWGTGWPATNPFPTRHPLWRGYLPTHVPGIREALAPYRLVVIAGAQPFSLYYPYAPGPLLSDRTQVAQITEDPSAPGRDTPVDMALHGQLRPTLRELLDSLPSEGEAGYASQDPSRHGPELPALDLPSLARVLAATLPDGAIVCDEAPQAARHIRAALDLRRANQYQWVAGGLGWAMPAAVGVSLARDRAAVLCTVGDGAAMYCPQALWTAARLELPIGFVVANNREYRVLKDNWRQRDPRPPRHLGMDLDRPAVDFVALSHSMGVPAGRAGSTGELTETLTDGYRTGRPFLVQVDL; from the coding sequence ATGCCGACCCCCGTACCCCCCGCCTCCACACCCCCCACCGGCGACCCGTCCACCGACATCACCGGCGCCGAACTCGTGCTCCGCGTCCTGAGGGACGAGGGCGTGCGCCACGTCTTCGGCAATCCCGGCACCACCGAACTGCCCCTGATCCAGCGGTTGGCGAGCCAGCGCGACATCCAGTACGTGCTCGCGCTGCAAGAGGCGTCGGCGGTGGCCATGGCCGACGGCCACGCACGCGTCACAGGACGACCGGCGTTCGTCAACCTGCACGCGGCCGCCGGGCTCGGCAACGGCATGGGCGCGCTGACCAACGCGGCCGCCGCGCGGGTTCCCCTCGTGGTCACGGCCGGACAACAGGATCTGCGGCACCTCATCCACGAACCCGTCCTCGCCGGTGATCTGACGGGTCTGGCCCGGGCGACCGTCAAGTGGTCCCACGAGGTGAGCACCCGCACCGAGCTCGGCACGGCCCTGCACCAGGCGTTCCGCATCGCCCAGGCGCCGCCCGCGGGGCCGGTGTTCCTCTCCCTGCCGATGAACCTGCTCGACGAAGTGGGCCCGCCGCCGCCGCGGCGCACCACGATCCGCTACGCCGCCGCGGCCCCCGTCGGCGACCTCGCCAAACTCCTCAACGAGACACCGCGCGACGACATCGCGCTGGTCTTCGGCGACGAACTCGCGCGCCTCGCGCCCGCCGAGGGTCTCGCGCTCGCGGAGCGGCTCGGGACGCCCGTGTGGGGCACCGGCTGGCCCGCCACCAACCCCTTTCCCACGCGGCATCCGCTGTGGCGCGGGTACCTGCCCACCCATGTGCCGGGCATCCGCGAGGCCCTTGCCCCGTACCGCCTGGTCGTCATCGCCGGGGCGCAGCCGTTCTCCCTCTACTATCCGTACGCCCCCGGGCCGCTGCTCAGCGACCGCACCCAGGTCGCCCAGATCACCGAAGACCCCTCGGCGCCGGGGCGCGACACTCCCGTCGACATGGCCTTGCACGGCCAACTGCGGCCCACCCTGCGTGAGTTGCTCGACTCGCTGCCCTCCGAGGGGGAAGCCGGGTACGCGTCGCAGGACCCGTCGCGGCACGGCCCCGAGCTGCCCGCGCTCGATCTCCCCTCCCTGGCCCGCGTGTTGGCGGCCACGCTCCCCGACGGCGCCATCGTGTGCGACGAGGCCCCACAGGCGGCCCGCCACATCCGCGCGGCTCTGGACCTGCGGCGCGCCAACCAGTACCAGTGGGTGGCGGGCGGGCTGGGCTGGGCGATGCCCGCGGCCGTCGGCGTCAGTCTGGCGCGCGACCGTGCCGCCGTGCTGTGCACCGTCGGCGACGGCGCGGCGATGTACTGCCCGCAGGCCCTGTGGACCGCGGCGCGCCTGGAACTCCCCATCGGATTCGTGGTCGCGAACAACCGCGAGTACCGGGTCCTCAAGGACAACTGGCGACAGCGCGACCCCCGGCCGCCCCGGCACCTCGGCATGGACCTCGACCGGCCGGCCGTGGACTTCGTCGCGCTGTCCCACTCCATGGGCGTGCCCGCGGGCCGGGCCGGATCGACCGGGGAACTCACCGAGACCTTGACCGACGGCTACCGCACGGGCCGTCCCTTCCTCGTCCAGGTGGACCTGTAG
- a CDS encoding FecCD family ABC transporter permease, with protein MTTTDSRPTRTARRTTLRIGGQVAIPVRRRTAAAALLILVLLAVAAVATLHLGRLGIELADLPSALTGDASGIDAFVLNRLRGPRLVVAIGTGAAFGLSGALFQSVTRNPLGSPDVIGLGAGAGAGAATVALLFPDTVPVPLGALVGALVAMGVVYVSTGSGFRSPGRLVVAGIGVAAIATSLTQYVVYSIERDKATSLTAYINGSLTARSWDDATTIWLVLAVALPLAALIARPLAMGEMGDDLATSIGAAPARTKTLAVLLSIALSAGAVSVAGPIAFISLTAPQIAKRISRGSGPHLVLSTLLGALLLVAADLTAQQLPLFDDLPVGIYTLALGGAYLGYLLAREWRGQR; from the coding sequence ATGACCACCACGGACTCCAGGCCGACCCGAACCGCCCGCCGCACCACGCTGCGGATCGGCGGACAGGTAGCGATACCCGTACGCCGCAGGACCGCGGCCGCCGCTCTGCTCATCCTCGTCCTGCTGGCCGTCGCCGCCGTCGCCACCCTTCACCTGGGCCGCCTCGGCATCGAACTCGCCGATCTGCCCTCGGCCTTGACCGGCGACGCGTCCGGCATCGACGCCTTCGTGCTCAACCGGCTGCGCGGGCCCCGTCTCGTCGTCGCGATCGGCACGGGTGCCGCCTTCGGCCTGTCGGGCGCCCTGTTCCAGTCGGTCACCCGCAATCCGCTGGGCAGCCCCGACGTCATCGGCCTGGGCGCGGGTGCGGGAGCCGGTGCCGCCACCGTCGCCCTGCTGTTCCCCGACACGGTCCCCGTCCCCCTGGGGGCGCTCGTCGGGGCGCTGGTCGCCATGGGCGTCGTCTACGTCTCCACGGGCAGCGGGTTCCGCAGTCCAGGACGCCTCGTCGTGGCCGGTATCGGCGTCGCGGCGATCGCCACGTCGCTCACCCAGTACGTCGTCTACTCGATCGAACGCGACAAGGCGACCTCGCTCACCGCGTACATCAACGGAAGCCTCACCGCCCGCTCCTGGGACGACGCCACCACCATCTGGCTCGTCCTCGCGGTGGCGCTCCCCTTGGCCGCCCTGATCGCCCGGCCGCTGGCCATGGGCGAGATGGGCGACGACCTGGCCACCAGCATCGGAGCCGCGCCGGCCCGCACCAAGACGCTCGCCGTCCTGCTGTCCATCGCGCTGTCCGCGGGAGCGGTGAGCGTCGCGGGCCCGATCGCGTTCATCTCGCTGACCGCTCCGCAGATCGCCAAGCGGATCAGCCGCGGCAGCGGACCGCATCTCGTCCTGTCCACGCTCCTGGGCGCGCTGCTCCTGGTCGCGGCCGATCTGACCGCCCAGCAGCTGCCCCTCTTCGACGACCTGCCCGTGGGCATCTACACCCTCGCCCTCGGCGGCGCCTACCTCGGCTACCTCCTTGCCAGGGAGTGGCGCGGGCAGCGCTGA
- a CDS encoding FecCD family ABC transporter permease encodes MTTNTGLLPRSVRVRRRSAARLSLALTFSLALLACALLASVMFGSHSNSPGDVFDVLGGGGDTYLRTVVESRYPRTVLGVLAGTCLAVAGTLMQGITRNPLAEPGLLGINAGASASIVAATAYLGASGQSDTMWWALPGTFLTALAVHALGTAGGLGGPARLVLAGAVLSAVLTAFIQAVTLSHPKVFETYRYWVVGALGGRDFDVVRSVLPFALGGLLIAALLGPRLNAMAMGDDTATSLGTKPHQVKAAGLLAATLLSAAATAAVGPIAFVGLAVPHLVRVLVGTDFRFQVLFSALLGPSLVLLADVVGRVLLRPQELMVGVVTAFIGAPALLIAVRKMRGTS; translated from the coding sequence GTGACCACGAACACCGGCCTGTTGCCGCGCTCCGTCCGCGTACGCCGGCGGAGCGCGGCCCGGCTCTCCCTCGCCCTGACCTTCTCCCTCGCGCTGCTGGCCTGCGCCCTGCTGGCGAGCGTGATGTTCGGCAGCCACAGCAACTCCCCCGGCGACGTCTTCGACGTGCTCGGCGGCGGTGGCGACACCTATCTGCGCACGGTCGTCGAGAGCCGCTACCCGCGCACCGTCCTCGGCGTGCTCGCGGGCACGTGCCTGGCCGTCGCGGGAACCCTGATGCAGGGCATCACCCGCAACCCGCTGGCCGAGCCGGGCCTGTTGGGGATCAACGCGGGCGCTTCGGCAAGCATCGTCGCCGCCACCGCGTACCTGGGCGCGTCCGGACAGAGCGACACCATGTGGTGGGCACTGCCCGGCACGTTCCTGACCGCGCTGGCCGTCCACGCCCTGGGCACGGCGGGCGGCCTCGGCGGTCCCGCCCGGCTCGTGCTGGCCGGGGCCGTGCTCTCCGCGGTGCTCACCGCGTTCATCCAGGCCGTGACGCTGAGCCATCCCAAGGTGTTCGAGACCTACCGCTACTGGGTCGTCGGGGCCCTGGGCGGCCGCGACTTCGACGTCGTCCGGTCGGTGCTGCCCTTCGCCCTGGGCGGTCTCCTCATCGCCGCGCTGCTCGGCCCGCGCCTCAACGCCATGGCGATGGGCGACGACACCGCGACCTCGCTCGGCACCAAACCGCACCAGGTGAAGGCGGCCGGGCTGCTCGCCGCGACCCTGCTGAGCGCCGCGGCCACCGCGGCCGTCGGACCGATCGCGTTCGTCGGCCTGGCCGTACCCCATCTCGTACGGGTCCTGGTGGGCACCGACTTCCGCTTCCAGGTGCTCTTCTCGGCGCTCCTCGGCCCGTCGCTCGTCCTGCTCGCCGATGTCGTCGGACGTGTCCTGCTGCGACCGCAGGAACTCATGGTCGGGGTCGTCACCGCCTTCATCGGCGCTCCGGCCCTGCTGATCGCCGTCCGCAAGATGCGGGGGACCTCATGA
- a CDS encoding iron-siderophore ABC transporter substrate-binding protein → MPAVFTGPHRRTLGAAALAASLCLLAAGCGGSDKEDKSSGKTSGDGAFPVTIKSSLGSATIESEPRRIVTLGQGSAETAIALGTVPVGVESYAWGSDKTGYLPWVHDAVKKSGKELPKQFKGGEELDIEAITELEPDVILAPWSGVTQKQYDILKDIAPTVAYPDKAWSTDWDQQIEIVAKALGQPEKAEDLTGRIDKQLSDAAATRPKYKNVSFSYIYTSGPGTLGVFKPKEQRVEMLSKLGLKVDPVVDTFKETEGTDSALIGLENADKLSGSDLVFTFYADDKTRKEIEKQPLYAAIPAVDKGALVHSTDQSFVTASSMINPLTVPYSIKRYQPMIDAAIAKADK, encoded by the coding sequence ATGCCCGCAGTGTTCACCGGCCCCCACCGTCGTACGCTTGGCGCCGCCGCGCTCGCCGCCTCCCTCTGCCTGCTGGCCGCGGGGTGCGGAGGCTCGGACAAGGAAGACAAGTCCTCCGGAAAGACCTCGGGAGACGGGGCGTTCCCCGTGACGATCAAGAGCTCGCTCGGTTCGGCGACCATCGAGTCCGAGCCCCGGCGGATCGTCACGCTCGGGCAGGGTTCGGCCGAGACCGCCATCGCGCTCGGCACCGTCCCCGTCGGCGTCGAGAGCTACGCGTGGGGCAGTGACAAGACCGGCTATCTCCCCTGGGTCCACGACGCGGTGAAGAAGTCGGGCAAGGAACTGCCCAAGCAGTTCAAGGGCGGTGAGGAACTCGACATCGAGGCCATCACCGAGCTGGAGCCGGACGTGATCCTCGCGCCGTGGTCGGGCGTCACGCAGAAGCAGTACGACATCCTCAAGGACATCGCTCCCACCGTCGCCTACCCGGACAAGGCGTGGAGCACCGACTGGGACCAGCAGATAGAGATCGTCGCCAAGGCGCTCGGGCAGCCGGAGAAGGCCGAGGACCTCACCGGCAGGATCGACAAGCAGCTGTCCGACGCCGCGGCCACCCGGCCGAAGTACAAGAACGTCAGCTTCTCCTACATCTACACGTCGGGCCCCGGCACCCTCGGCGTGTTCAAGCCCAAGGAGCAGCGCGTCGAGATGCTCTCGAAGCTCGGCCTGAAGGTCGACCCCGTGGTCGACACCTTCAAGGAGACGGAGGGCACCGACTCCGCTCTCATCGGTCTGGAGAACGCCGACAAACTGTCCGGCAGCGACCTGGTCTTCACCTTCTACGCCGACGACAAGACGCGCAAGGAGATCGAGAAGCAGCCCCTCTACGCGGCCATCCCCGCGGTCGACAAGGGCGCTCTCGTGCACAGTACGGACCAGTCGTTCGTGACGGCGTCCTCCATGATCAACCCGCTCACCGTGCCGTACAGCATCAAGCGGTACCAGCCGATGATCGACGCCGCCATCGCCAAGGCCGACAAGTAG
- a CDS encoding chaplin: MRIRTALAAASLATAALLGGAGAAVADDGPGADAVGVAENSPGVVSGNVLQAPIDLPLNACGNSVDIIGLLNPAFGNSCR, from the coding sequence ATGCGCATCCGTACCGCTCTAGCCGCCGCCTCCCTGGCCACTGCCGCCCTCCTCGGCGGCGCGGGAGCCGCGGTCGCCGACGACGGTCCCGGCGCCGACGCAGTCGGTGTCGCGGAGAACTCGCCGGGCGTGGTCTCCGGAAACGTGCTCCAGGCCCCGATCGACCTGCCGCTCAACGCCTGCGGAAACAGCGTCGACATCATCGGGCTGCTGAATCCCGCGTTCGGCAACTCCTGCCGCTGA
- a CDS encoding VOC family protein: MTSIKQVQVTFDCAEPARVARFWCEVLGYVIPPPPEGFATWSDFDRTLKPEHRGSAACVDPTGVGPRLFFQRVPEGKVVKNRLHLDVRVATGLVGEERVAALEAECARLIPLGAVRLELLVADGDYESCLLMQDVEGNEFCLD; this comes from the coding sequence ATGACATCGATCAAGCAGGTCCAAGTCACCTTCGACTGCGCGGAACCCGCGCGCGTCGCTCGCTTCTGGTGCGAGGTGCTGGGGTACGTCATACCGCCGCCGCCCGAGGGGTTCGCCACGTGGAGCGATTTCGATCGCACGCTGAAGCCCGAGCACCGGGGTTCAGCGGCCTGCGTCGATCCCACGGGCGTGGGTCCGCGGCTGTTCTTCCAGCGCGTCCCCGAAGGCAAGGTCGTCAAGAACCGGCTGCACCTCGACGTGCGGGTCGCCACCGGGCTCGTGGGGGAGGAACGCGTCGCCGCGCTCGAGGCCGAGTGCGCACGGCTTATCCCGCTCGGCGCGGTACGCCTGGAGCTGCTCGTCGCCGACGGCGACTACGAGTCGTGTCTCCTGATGCAGGACGTCGAGGGCAACGAGTTCTGCCTCGACTGA
- a CDS encoding SUKH-4 family immunity protein has product MLFHVTHSKPAALFGEDRLATLPATAFPPAASDTGGARLLGTVGVPTGTLSLREPDEESGRLPLVQDVVDTEDFEDAPQDAGAWPVIGWLLNAHLALDPGSGKVYAFDADEETARELHADVSSLIQVTLQFQRLLEEFTFGGEDDEEADFERLEHEVERVRQETSGIDPLPFQDDETLWSVIADEIAAGQRFTHH; this is encoded by the coding sequence GTGCTTTTCCACGTCACCCACAGCAAGCCGGCCGCCCTCTTCGGCGAGGACCGGCTCGCGACCCTGCCCGCCACCGCCTTCCCGCCCGCCGCCTCGGACACCGGGGGCGCCCGCCTCCTGGGGACCGTCGGCGTCCCGACCGGGACGCTCTCGCTGCGCGAGCCCGACGAGGAATCCGGCCGACTGCCCCTGGTCCAGGACGTCGTCGACACCGAGGACTTCGAGGACGCCCCCCAGGACGCGGGCGCATGGCCCGTCATCGGCTGGCTGCTCAACGCCCATCTCGCCCTCGACCCCGGTTCCGGCAAGGTGTACGCCTTCGACGCCGACGAGGAGACCGCGCGGGAACTCCACGCGGACGTCTCCTCCCTCATCCAGGTCACCCTCCAATTCCAGCGCCTGCTGGAGGAGTTCACCTTCGGCGGGGAGGACGACGAGGAAGCCGACTTCGAGCGCCTGGAGCACGAGGTCGAGCGTGTCCGCCAGGAGACGAGCGGCATCGACCCGCTGCCCTTCCAGGACGACGAAACCCTCTGGTCGGTGATCGCCGACGAGATCGCCGCGGGCCAGCGCTTCACGCACCACTAG
- a CDS encoding maleylpyruvate isomerase family mycothiol-dependent enzyme, producing MDYAAQFRRETRAFEIAVRRAAEESASDGVPLVPSCPGWSVTDLMFHLGSVHRQTMRVITEGLREPPRGFDPAARRPPAVGAGWPDPERAPNRGPLPSALVDWFTEGATALAELFAVRDPAEPVWSWSREQTVGFWQRTGTIEAAVHRWDAEHAIGAARPIERHLAAEAVTHTFEVMAPARRAWRTAPAGQGERLRFKQADGFRIWVVQTDPEEVLLNQGSGCCEVELTATASDLALFLWHRIPTDGLGVRGDVSLLDRYFKLVPPL from the coding sequence ATGGACTACGCCGCCCAGTTCCGCCGTGAGACCCGGGCGTTCGAGATCGCGGTGCGCCGGGCAGCGGAGGAGTCCGCGAGCGACGGGGTGCCGCTGGTGCCGTCGTGCCCCGGGTGGTCGGTCACCGACCTGATGTTCCACCTGGGCTCGGTGCACCGGCAGACGATGCGGGTGATCACCGAGGGGCTGCGCGAACCGCCGCGTGGCTTCGACCCCGCCGCCCGCCGCCCGCCCGCCGTCGGCGCGGGCTGGCCGGACCCCGAACGGGCCCCGAACCGGGGCCCGTTGCCCTCGGCGCTCGTGGACTGGTTCACCGAGGGGGCCACCGCGTTGGCCGAGCTGTTCGCCGTACGGGATCCCGCCGAGCCGGTGTGGTCCTGGTCGAGGGAGCAGACGGTCGGGTTCTGGCAGCGGACGGGGACCATCGAGGCGGCCGTGCACCGCTGGGACGCCGAGCACGCCATCGGTGCCGCCCGCCCGATCGAACGGCACCTGGCGGCGGAGGCCGTCACTCACACCTTCGAGGTCATGGCACCCGCCCGTCGTGCCTGGCGCACGGCCCCCGCCGGGCAGGGCGAGCGGCTGCGGTTCAAACAGGCGGACGGGTTCCGCATCTGGGTCGTCCAGACGGATCCCGAGGAGGTCCTGCTCAACCAGGGCAGCGGCTGCTGCGAGGTCGAGCTGACGGCCACAGCATCGGACTTGGCGCTCTTCCTGTGGCACCGGATCCCCACCGACGGCCTGGGGGTACGCGGCGACGTCTCGCTCCTGGACCGGTACTTCAAACTGGTGCCGCCCCTTTAG
- a CDS encoding NAD(P)H-binding protein has protein sequence MIVVTGATGNIGRPLTQALVEAGEQVTAVSRHAATVPDGVRHVTADLAEPSSLATALDGAKALFLLLSGDLHSPGAKPTDIIDLAAARGVRRVVLLSSQGVATRPLGASRVAMRAVEDALRASGMDWVLLRPGGFASNAFAWAESVRRRGTAAAPFGDVGVPVVDPADIAEVAAACLVDELHSGAVYELTGPEVITPRQQAEVIAEALGSPIRFHELTRDEAKAGMVQAVPAELADDTLDIIAAPNPDELRISPDVERVIGHAPRPFGDWVARNVAAFR, from the coding sequence ATGATCGTGGTGACCGGAGCTACCGGGAACATAGGCCGCCCTTTGACGCAGGCCCTGGTCGAGGCGGGCGAGCAGGTGACAGCGGTGTCGCGGCACGCGGCGACAGTGCCGGACGGCGTGCGGCACGTGACGGCCGACCTGGCCGAACCGTCGAGTCTGGCAACCGCGTTGGACGGGGCGAAGGCGCTGTTCCTCCTGCTCTCCGGCGACCTCCACTCCCCCGGGGCCAAGCCGACCGACATCATCGACCTTGCCGCGGCCCGCGGGGTCCGTCGGGTCGTCCTGCTGTCCTCGCAGGGCGTGGCGACCAGGCCGCTCGGCGCGTCGCGGGTCGCGATGCGTGCGGTGGAGGACGCGTTGCGCGCATCCGGCATGGACTGGGTCCTGCTGCGACCGGGCGGCTTCGCCTCCAACGCCTTCGCCTGGGCGGAGTCCGTCCGCAGGCGAGGGACCGCCGCGGCGCCGTTCGGTGACGTCGGGGTGCCGGTCGTCGATCCCGCGGACATCGCCGAGGTCGCCGCGGCCTGCCTCGTCGACGAGCTGCACAGCGGCGCGGTGTACGAGCTGACCGGCCCCGAGGTGATCACACCGCGTCAGCAGGCGGAGGTCATCGCCGAGGCGCTCGGCTCGCCGATACGGTTCCACGAACTCACCCGCGACGAGGCCAAGGCCGGGATGGTCCAGGCCGTTCCCGCCGAACTCGCCGACGACACGCTGGACATCATCGCCGCCCCGAACCCCGACGAGCTGCGGATCAGCCCGGACGTGGAGCGCGTCATCGGCCACGCCCCGCGCCCCTTCGGCGACTGGGTGGCCCGCAACGTCGCCGCTTTCCGTTGA
- a CDS encoding winged helix-turn-helix transcriptional regulator encodes MDEGAQLTQGEAGTGYEVFHTDCPARDVVDHVTSKWGIWVLIALRSNDLRFYELRDSIRGISEKMLAQTLRALVEDGLVWREVEPTTPPQVTYGLTEFGQHLGEPVTELFDRITERLSRSSA; translated from the coding sequence ATGGATGAAGGCGCGCAGTTGACGCAGGGTGAGGCGGGCACCGGGTATGAGGTGTTTCACACCGACTGCCCGGCGCGCGACGTGGTCGACCACGTGACCAGCAAGTGGGGCATCTGGGTCCTGATCGCCTTGCGGAGCAACGACCTTCGGTTCTACGAACTGCGCGACAGCATCCGGGGCATCAGCGAGAAGATGCTCGCTCAGACCCTGCGCGCGCTGGTGGAGGACGGCCTGGTCTGGCGCGAGGTCGAGCCGACGACACCGCCCCAAGTCACGTACGGACTGACCGAGTTCGGTCAGCACCTGGGCGAGCCGGTGACGGAGCTGTTCGACCGGATCACGGAGCGGCTGTCCCGCTCGTCGGCCTAG
- a CDS encoding alpha/beta hydrolase family protein → MVFSHGAHSHRADHTVIVQELASRGYAVVTVDHTYDAFTEFPDGRVLVPSRDPQHAMGPADFAADIRFVLDRVEDLAEGRGPGSEGPPLPEHLAGALDTRRIGVFGWSKGGTATAHVMAADPRVRAGLSLDAPMEPLVSGDLDRPFMMMTATFPRQDDPHVAAFWERLRGWRLDIRAQGAVHSSYGDNQVLIPQLAKLVGMSDEELGDWIGTLDPDRAVRIQQAYPSAFFDLHLRHRRGRLLEGPSRRFPEVAFLGSS, encoded by the coding sequence GTGGTGTTCTCGCACGGGGCGCACAGCCACCGCGCGGACCACACGGTGATCGTGCAGGAACTGGCCAGCCGGGGCTACGCGGTGGTGACGGTGGACCACACCTACGACGCGTTCACCGAGTTTCCCGACGGCCGCGTCCTCGTCCCGTCCAGGGACCCGCAGCACGCGATGGGGCCTGCGGACTTCGCCGCGGACATCCGCTTCGTCCTGGACCGCGTCGAGGACCTCGCCGAGGGGCGCGGTCCAGGCAGCGAAGGACCGCCGCTGCCCGAGCACCTTGCCGGTGCGCTCGACACCCGGCGCATCGGCGTGTTCGGCTGGTCGAAGGGCGGGACGGCGACCGCCCACGTCATGGCCGCCGATCCGCGGGTGCGGGCCGGGCTGAGCCTCGACGCCCCGATGGAACCCCTCGTCTCCGGCGACCTCGACCGGCCCTTCATGATGATGACCGCCACGTTCCCCCGGCAGGACGATCCCCATGTCGCCGCGTTCTGGGAGCGGTTGCGCGGCTGGCGGCTGGACATCAGGGCCCAGGGAGCCGTCCACTCCTCGTACGGCGACAACCAGGTGCTCATCCCCCAACTGGCGAAGTTGGTGGGAATGAGCGACGAGGAGCTGGGCGACTGGATCGGCACGCTGGATCCGGATCGTGCCGTACGCATCCAGCAGGCGTACCCGTCGGCGTTCTTCGACCTGCACCTGCGCCACCGAAGGGGGCGCCTGCTCGAAGGGCCGTCGCGGCGGTTCCCTGAGGTGGCGTTCCTCGGGAGCTCGTGA